From a region of the Calypte anna isolate BGI_N300 chromosome 4, bCalAnn1_v1.p, whole genome shotgun sequence genome:
- the LOC103535157 gene encoding adrenodoxin has product MNAAPETGSSKGILQGKTSKGQPRRHGAGPEAALVAQGMAGLLRLLRGGLNLSKIRFVYLCGESEQHCASAQQRWERGFSSTNKLLDAHGELSSADQVTVHFINRDGERLTATAKEGESLLQVVVNQNLAIDGFGACEGTLACSTCHLIFEKDTFQNLGAISDEELDMLDLAYGLTETSRLGCQVCVKKSMDGVTVRVPMDVSDIRKQLEVGKQSKQ; this is encoded by the exons ATGAATGCTGCTCCTGAAACTGGTTCCTCAAAGGGGATTCTGCAAGGCAAAACAAG CAAAGGACAGCCCAGGAGACACGGAGCAGGACCCGAAGCAGCATTGGTGGCTCAAGGCATGGCGGGGCTCCTGCGTCTCTTGCGAGGTGGACTGAACCTGAGCAAGATCCGCTTTGTTTATCTCTGTGGGGAGAGTGAGCAGCATTGTGCATCAGCTCAGCAGCGGTGGGAAAGAGGCTTCAGCTCCACCAACAAGCTCCTGGATGCTCATGGGGAGTTGAG CTCTGCAGACCAGGTGACAGTGCATTTTATAAATCGGGATGGAGAGCGACTTACAGCCACAGCCAAAGAAGGGGAGAGTTTGCTGCAAGTGGTAGTCAATCAAAACTTGGCCATTGATGGGTTTG GTGCATGTGAAGGGACATTAGCCTGTTCCACCTGTCACCTCATCTTTGAGAAAGACACCTTCCAAAACCTGGGTGCCATCTCAGATGAAGAGCTGGACATGCTGGACTTGGCGTATGGCCTCACTGAGAC ATCTCGCCTTGGCTGCCAGGTGTGTGTTAAGAAGTCAATGGATGGTGTGACTGTGCGGGTCCCCATGGATGTATCGGACATCAGGAAGCAGCTCGAGgttggaaagcaaagcaaacagtaA
- the LOC103535181 gene encoding rho GTPase-activating protein 20 — protein sequence MKPIVQRRRSTPSAITKALGKSRYHSRETTLYSSHPDNGLPSGVFSNPDSTFVLDERVQLTVGLQTQERHLILFSDVLVIAKSKSSSSLKLKKQVHLSEVWTGTCLNEVTEKKMGPENSFVIGWPTTNYVVTFSSADVKERWLSALLWHINEVKQNEYLKNLTLQIFVLDADNCPSTTSVNVSNMETAESVMEKTLLQLGLPGRASEHHLWVISGKDDPAYPLIGHEHPFSIALNCLRDSADQQQGTNNNTLLADGTEASFLDHVPKEKQCQFVLKPRLQVPVQLRREPLQKHTKRKKSLIDWALRRSTSTPAGSPPSQSPTTPRKLFGLSLSSVCPDGILPKPIMDMLLLLYHEGPSTRGIFRRSANAKTCKELKEKLNSGDDVQVDGESVFVAAAVITDFLRNIPDSVLSSDMHGLWMEAVDTENRAHKIEAIKSLVNQLPEANLILLRHLFGVLHHIEQNSGINQMNAFNLALCIAPNMLWLPSPSGPEEESRSTKKVALLVQFLIENSGEIFGGDIASLFQRPDKKKSKNSEESLGLAQHDDSSDEMEFSACDPEGPKHHLVPDTDAIFEPSSFFLSEDQEDWDLFSEITACYQSKAQKNTTADSYELLEEEGSFCSISSIRSLSLARDRCSSEPSVCLSSQLPAQSHGTVARQSSCDATIMCSHADCIHRLQQLQLESQKLIDESLGPGVNKVRQNLWQSPQTSSQLKKFSLQKSSPSNTSSFSSLSSATTSPSASSLSSLDSAFSYCSESSAISPTDISSLPFMFSTSARLHAVSPKIAKRSPKEWHKSFTPPVPSHKCDLNSFHEHEPQAVESSHCCGERRGFLSDTDQAEEERRDLRSQGDPCPELRSSGCTKELEQTPELHTTSPASEKSPQIRHKQHQEKVMKSIETKSTDASPPSQGSLKRTKITFYVTSNKASSWGSPVEEDEEKSLADTSTSMEQSLPKSLQTVRVHIPQTVFYGQNTPLVLQSISRHYHHKPMASFPEAEYRESPQSASSPEELEDEPVEMVQAPAHSKGFNTLSHTIQIILPASIRSTVREYFKQDETKACPTSEMEAVEKELLRSRAGWLRSQPRAGLAIEEPDTAACAQETFV from the exons ATGAAGCCCATAGTCCAAAGGAGACGATCTACCCCTTCTGCCATTACTAAAGCTCTTGGCAAGTCAAGGTACCATTCCAG ggAAACTACCCTTTACTCTTCCCACCCCGACAATGGGCTTCCAAGTGGGGTGTTCAGCAACCCAGACTCCACTTTTGTCCTGGACGAGCGAGTACAGCTAACTGTGGGCCTGCAGACCCAGGAAAGACATTTGATCTTGTTCAGTGATGTGCTGGTCATCGCCAAGTCCAA atcctcctccagcctgaagctgaaaaagcaaGTGCATCTGAGTGAAGTGTGGACCGGCACCTGCCTCAATGAagtgacagagaaaaagatgGGTCCTGAGAATTCCTTTGTCATCGGTTGGCCTACCACTAACTATGTTGTCACCTTCAG CTCAGCTGACGTGAAGGAACGGTGGCTGTCAGCCTTACTGTG GCATATTAATGAGGTGAAACAGAATGAATATCTGAAGAATCTAACCCTTCAGATCTTTGTGCTGGATGCTGACAACTGCCCTTCT ACTACCTCAGTCAATGTGTCCAATATGGAAACTGCAGAGAGCGTGATGGAGAAGACCCTTCTACAGCTTGGACTTCCT GGCAGAGCAAGTGAACACCACCTCTGGGTGATCTCAGGAAAAGATGACCCTGCTTACCCTCTCATTG GGCATGAGCATCCTTTCAGTATCGCATTGAACTGTCTCCGGGACTCTGCTGACCAGCAGCAAGGAACCAACAATAACACGCTCCTGGCTGATGGGACAGAGGCTTCCTTCCTTGACCATGtcccaaaggaaaagcaatgtCAGTTTGTTCTGAAGCCTAGGCTCCAAGTTCCAGTGCAGCTGAGGAGAG AGCCACTGCAGAAGCACACCAAGAGGAAGAAATCGTTGATTGACTGGGCCCTGCGCCGCAGCACCAGCACCCCTGCAGGCAGCCCCCCTTCACAGTCCCCCACCACCCCACGGAAGCTCTTTGGCCTGTCACTGTCCTCTGTCTGTCCTGATGGGATCCTTCCCAAGCCAATCATG GatatgctgctgctgctgtaccATGAAGGTCCCTCTACTAGGGGCATTTTCAGACGTTCTGCCAATGCCAAGACTTGCaaggagctgaaggagaagcTGAACTCCGGAGATGATGTCCAGGTGGATGGAGAGTCAGTCTTTGTGGCTGCAGCTGTCATCACG GATTTTCTACGAAATATACCTGACAGTGTTCTATCCTCAGACATGCACGGACTGTGGATGGAAGCTGTGGACACGGAAAATCGAGCACATAAGATTGAAGCTATCAAAAG TCTTGTCAACCAGCTCCCAGAGGCCAATCTCATCCTGCTCAGGCACCTCTTTGGAGTTCTCCATCACATTGAGCAGAATTCTGGTATCAATCAGATGAATGCCTTTAACCTGGCTCTTTGCATAGCACCCAACATGCTCTGGCTACCAAGCCCCTCTGGGCCTGAAGAGGAAAGCAGGTCTACAAAAAAG GTGGCTTTGTTAGTGCAGTTCCTAATTGAAAACTCAGGAGAGATTTTTGGAGGTGACATTGCTTCCTTGTTTCAAAGACCAGACAAAAAGAAGTCCAAAAACTCAGAGGAATCCCTGG GCTTGGCTCAGCATGATGATTCCTCTGATGAGATGGAGTTTTCTGCTTGTGACCCAGAAGGACCAAAGCACCACCTGGTACCTGACACAGATGCCATTTTTGAACCATCCAGCTTCTTCCTCAGTGAGGATCAGGAAGACTGGGACTTGTTCAGCGAGATCACAGCCTGCTACCAAAGCAAAGCCCAGAAGAATACCACTGCAGACAGCTACGAGCTCCTGGAAGAGGAAGGCTCcttctgctccatcagctcAATTCGCTCGCTCAGCCTGGCCCGGGACCGGTGCTCCTCGGAACCCAGTGTCTgcctcagctcccagctccctgctcagagCCATGGGACGGTGGCCCGCCAGTCCAGCTGTGATGCCACCATCATGTGCAGCCACGCAGACTGCatccacaggctgcagcagctgcagctggagagccAGAAGCTGATTGATGAAAGCCTAGGCCCTGGGGTTAATAAGGTGAGGCAGAACTTGTGGCAGTCACCTCAGACTAGCTCTCAGTTGAAGAAGTTCAGCCTTCAGAAGTCCAGCCCGTCCAACACGTCCAGCTTCTCTAGCCTGtcctctgccaccacctccccatCTGCCTCCTCTCTCAGCTCCTTAGACAGTGCTTTCTCCTACTGCTCAGAGTCATCAGCCATTAGTCCCACAGACATCTCATCCCTGCCCTTCATGTTCAGCACATCTGCTAGGCTTCACGCTGTGTCCCCCAAGATTGCCAAGAGGTCCCCAAAAGAGTGGCATAAGTCCTTCACACCTCCAGTGCCTTCACACAAGTGTGACCTGAACAGTTTCCATGAGCATGAGCCTCAGGCTGTAGAGAGCAGTCATTGctgtggagagaggagaggCTTTCTATCTGACACTGACCAGGcggaagaggagaggagagatcTGAGATCTCAGGGGGACCCTTGCCCAGAGCTCAGGAGCTCAGGTTGTACCAAAGAGCTTGAACAAACCCCTGAGCTCCACACTACCAGCCCAGCCAGTGAGAAATCCCCACAGATCAGACACAAGCAGCACCAGGAGAAAGTCATGAAGAGCATAGAAACCAAAAGCACCGATGCTTCCCCTCCAAGCCAGGGAAGCCTGAAGCGCACCAAGATAACTTTTTATGTGACCTCCAATAAAGCAAGCTCCTGGGGGTCTCCAGTggaagaggatgaggagaaatCCCTGGCAGACACCAGCACCAGCATGGAGCAGAGCCTGCCCAAGAGCTTGCAGACTGTGAGAGTCCATATCCCCCAGACAGTTTTCTATGGGCAGAACACACCCCTTGTCCTGCAGTCCATCTCCAGGCACTACCACCACAAACCAATGGCCTCGTTCCCAGAGGCAGAGTACAGAGAAAGTCCCCAAAGTGCCTCCTctccagaggagctggaagatGAGCCAGTGGAAATGGTGCAGGCACCAGCCCACAGCAAGGGCTTCAACACGCTCAGCCACACCATCCAGATCATCCTCCCTGCCTCCATCCGCAGCACCGTCAGGGAGTATTTCAAGCAGGATGAAACCAAGGCTTGTCCCACATCCGAGATGGAGGCAGTGGAGAAGGAACTGCTGCGGAGCAGGGCAGGGTGGCTGAGGAGCCAGCCACGGGCAGGGCTGGCCATAGAGGAGCCTGACACAGCAGCCTGTGCCCAAGAGACGTTTGTCTAG